A genomic stretch from Parus major isolate Abel chromosome 28, Parus_major1.1, whole genome shotgun sequence includes:
- the KLHL26 gene encoding kelch-like protein 26 isoform X2, producing the protein MADKNSTLKCTFSAPGHSTTLLQGLASLRAQAQLLDVILTINNEVFQVHKVVLAACSDYFRAMFTGGMREASQDVIELKGVSAKGLKHIIDFAYSAEVTLDLDCIQDVLGAAVFLQMVPVVELCEEFLKSAMSVETCLNIGQMATTFSLASLKESVDAFTFRHFLQISEEEDFLHLPLERLVFFLQSNKLKSCSEIELFRAAVRWLQFDPARRASASRVLCHIRFPLMKSSELVDSVQTLDIMVEDVLCRQYLLEAFNYQILPFRQHEMQSPRTAIRSDVLSLVTFGGTPYTDNDRTVSSKVFCLPDAGGRQFRELTQMEVGSSHSCVAVLDNFIYLVGGQQLQYRSGEGAVDVSYRYDPHLNRWLRIQAMQESRIQFQLNVLRGMVYATGGRNRSGSLASVEKYCPKDNEWSYVCSLKRRTWGHAGATAGDRLYISGGYGISVEDKKALHCYDPAADQWEFKTPMNEPRVLHAMVSANSRIYALGGRMDHVDRCFDVLAVEYYVPETDQWTTVSPMRAGQSEAGCCLLEKKIYIVGGYNWHLNNVTSIVQVYNTETDEWERDLHFPESFAGIACAPVILPQVTSQR; encoded by the exons ATGGCTGACAAGAACAGCACCCTGAAATGCACGTTCTCTGCTCCTGGCCACAGCACCACGCTGCTGCAGGGACTGGCCTCGCTCCGAGCCCAGGCTCAGCTGCTTGATGTCATCCTCACTATAAATAATGAAGTGTTTCAGGTTCATAAAGTTGTCTTGGCTGCCTGCAGTGACTATTTCAG GGCGATGTTCACGGGAGGGATGAGAGAAGCCAGCCAGGACGTGATCGAGCTCAAAGGCGTTTCTGCCAAGGGCCTGAAGCACATCATCGACTTCGCCTACAGCGCCGAGGTGACGCTGGACCTCGACTGCATCCAGGACGTGCTGGGAGCCGCCGTCTTCCTGCAGATGGTGCCGGTGGTGGAGCTGTGCGAGGAGTTCCTGAAGTCGGCCATGAGCGTGGAGACGTGCCTCAACATCGGCCAGATGGCCACCACCTTCAGCCTGGCCTCCCTCAAGGAATCCGTGGACGCCTTCACCTTCAGGCACTTCCTGCAGATCTCCGAGGAGGAGGATTTCCTCCACCTGCCCCTGGAGCGCCTGGTGTTCTTCCTGCAGAGCAACAAGCTCAAGAGCTGCAGCGAGATCGAGCTGTTCCGCGCCGCCGTGCGCTGGCTGCAGTTCGACCCCGCGCGCCGCGCCAGCGCCAGCCGCGTGCTCTGCCACATCCGCTTCCCTCTGATGAAATCCTCGGAGCTGGTGGACAGCGTGCAGACCCTGGACATCATGGTGGAGGACGTGCTGTGCCGCCAGTACCTGCTGGAGGCCTTCAACTACCAGATCCTGCCCTTCCGGCAGCACGAGATGCAGTCCCCGCGCACGGCCATCCGCTCCGACGTGCTGTCCCTCGTCACCTTCGGCGGCACGCCCTACACCGACAACGACCGCACCGTCAGCTCCAAGGTCTTCTGCCTGCCCGACGCCGGCGGCCGCCAGTTCCGCGAGCTGACCCAGATGGAGGTGGGCAGCAGCCACTCCTGCGTGGCCGTGCTGGACAACTTCATCTACCTGGtgggagggcagcagctgcagtacCGCAGCGGGGAGGGCGCCGTGGACGTCTCCTACCGCTACGACCCGCACCTGAACCGGTGGCTGCGCATCCAGGCCATGCAGGAGAGCAGGATCCAGTTCCAGCTCAACGTCCTGCGCGGCATGGTTTACGCCACGGGCGGCCGCAACCGCTCGGGCAGCCTGGCCTCGGTGGAGAAGTATTGCCCCAAGGACAACGAGTGGAGCTACGTGTGCTCCCTGAAGCGCAGGACGTGGGGCCACGCCGGGGCCACGGCGGGGGACAGGCTGTACATCTCGGGGGGTTACGGCATCTCGGTGGAGGACAAGAAAGCGCTGCACTGTTACGACCCCGCCGCCGATCAGTGGGAGTTTAAGACCCCCATGAACGAGCCCAGGGTGCTGCACGCCATGGTCAGCGCCAACAGCAGGATTTACGCCTTGGGAGGCCGCATGGACCACGTGGATCGGTGTTTCGACGTCCTGGCCGTGGAATATTACGTCCCCGAGACGGACCAGTGGACCACGGTGAGCCCGATGCGCGCGGGGCAGTCGGAGGCcggctgctgcctgctggaaaaaaagatttacATCGTTGGGGGCTACAACTGGCACCTGAACAACGTCACCAGCATCGTGCAGGTGTACAACACGGAGACGGACGAGTGGGAGAGGGATTTGCACTTCCCAGAGTCTTTTGCTGGCATCGCCTGTGCCCCCGTTATCCTCCCGCAGGTGACGAGCCAGAGGTGA
- the KLHL26 gene encoding kelch-like protein 26 isoform X1 translates to MLPNPKPETLQGAAPVGSVLVGDHGFIGVQNCSLPALAALPPPGAWSCGLLLIPAASGIEKLLQLLNIPAQRAVYASLMAMFTGGMREASQDVIELKGVSAKGLKHIIDFAYSAEVTLDLDCIQDVLGAAVFLQMVPVVELCEEFLKSAMSVETCLNIGQMATTFSLASLKESVDAFTFRHFLQISEEEDFLHLPLERLVFFLQSNKLKSCSEIELFRAAVRWLQFDPARRASASRVLCHIRFPLMKSSELVDSVQTLDIMVEDVLCRQYLLEAFNYQILPFRQHEMQSPRTAIRSDVLSLVTFGGTPYTDNDRTVSSKVFCLPDAGGRQFRELTQMEVGSSHSCVAVLDNFIYLVGGQQLQYRSGEGAVDVSYRYDPHLNRWLRIQAMQESRIQFQLNVLRGMVYATGGRNRSGSLASVEKYCPKDNEWSYVCSLKRRTWGHAGATAGDRLYISGGYGISVEDKKALHCYDPAADQWEFKTPMNEPRVLHAMVSANSRIYALGGRMDHVDRCFDVLAVEYYVPETDQWTTVSPMRAGQSEAGCCLLEKKIYIVGGYNWHLNNVTSIVQVYNTETDEWERDLHFPESFAGIACAPVILPQVTSQR, encoded by the exons ATGCTCCCAAATCCTAAACCTGAAACCCTGCAGGGCGCAGCTCCCGTGGGATCCGTTCTTGTCGGAGATCACGGATTCATTGGTGTCCAGAACTGTTCACTgcctgctctggcagctctgcctcctcctggagCTTGGTCCTGTGGTCTGCTCTTAATTCCTGCTGCCAGTGGGATTGAAAAACTTCTCCAGTTGCTGAATATTCCTGCTCAGCGCGCTGTTTATGCAAGCCTTAT GGCGATGTTCACGGGAGGGATGAGAGAAGCCAGCCAGGACGTGATCGAGCTCAAAGGCGTTTCTGCCAAGGGCCTGAAGCACATCATCGACTTCGCCTACAGCGCCGAGGTGACGCTGGACCTCGACTGCATCCAGGACGTGCTGGGAGCCGCCGTCTTCCTGCAGATGGTGCCGGTGGTGGAGCTGTGCGAGGAGTTCCTGAAGTCGGCCATGAGCGTGGAGACGTGCCTCAACATCGGCCAGATGGCCACCACCTTCAGCCTGGCCTCCCTCAAGGAATCCGTGGACGCCTTCACCTTCAGGCACTTCCTGCAGATCTCCGAGGAGGAGGATTTCCTCCACCTGCCCCTGGAGCGCCTGGTGTTCTTCCTGCAGAGCAACAAGCTCAAGAGCTGCAGCGAGATCGAGCTGTTCCGCGCCGCCGTGCGCTGGCTGCAGTTCGACCCCGCGCGCCGCGCCAGCGCCAGCCGCGTGCTCTGCCACATCCGCTTCCCTCTGATGAAATCCTCGGAGCTGGTGGACAGCGTGCAGACCCTGGACATCATGGTGGAGGACGTGCTGTGCCGCCAGTACCTGCTGGAGGCCTTCAACTACCAGATCCTGCCCTTCCGGCAGCACGAGATGCAGTCCCCGCGCACGGCCATCCGCTCCGACGTGCTGTCCCTCGTCACCTTCGGCGGCACGCCCTACACCGACAACGACCGCACCGTCAGCTCCAAGGTCTTCTGCCTGCCCGACGCCGGCGGCCGCCAGTTCCGCGAGCTGACCCAGATGGAGGTGGGCAGCAGCCACTCCTGCGTGGCCGTGCTGGACAACTTCATCTACCTGGtgggagggcagcagctgcagtacCGCAGCGGGGAGGGCGCCGTGGACGTCTCCTACCGCTACGACCCGCACCTGAACCGGTGGCTGCGCATCCAGGCCATGCAGGAGAGCAGGATCCAGTTCCAGCTCAACGTCCTGCGCGGCATGGTTTACGCCACGGGCGGCCGCAACCGCTCGGGCAGCCTGGCCTCGGTGGAGAAGTATTGCCCCAAGGACAACGAGTGGAGCTACGTGTGCTCCCTGAAGCGCAGGACGTGGGGCCACGCCGGGGCCACGGCGGGGGACAGGCTGTACATCTCGGGGGGTTACGGCATCTCGGTGGAGGACAAGAAAGCGCTGCACTGTTACGACCCCGCCGCCGATCAGTGGGAGTTTAAGACCCCCATGAACGAGCCCAGGGTGCTGCACGCCATGGTCAGCGCCAACAGCAGGATTTACGCCTTGGGAGGCCGCATGGACCACGTGGATCGGTGTTTCGACGTCCTGGCCGTGGAATATTACGTCCCCGAGACGGACCAGTGGACCACGGTGAGCCCGATGCGCGCGGGGCAGTCGGAGGCcggctgctgcctgctggaaaaaaagatttacATCGTTGGGGGCTACAACTGGCACCTGAACAACGTCACCAGCATCGTGCAGGTGTACAACACGGAGACGGACGAGTGGGAGAGGGATTTGCACTTCCCAGAGTCTTTTGCTGGCATCGCCTGTGCCCCCGTTATCCTCCCGCAGGTGACGAGCCAGAGGTGA